One Pseudobutyrivibrio xylanivorans genomic window, CCATATTCAATTGTCTTATCTAATACCCTTCTACTCATAAATGATTACCTCGCTTTCCTTTTTATTTTATCAACTACATCTTGAAGTATAGCAATTATATACCACACTTTCAATTATGTTATGTAATTTACACTGACTTCAAAATGGTTATTCGTATATTAATTTAATATTATCATCCGCCACAACATGTGCATGGGCTCCTGATATTATTGGCATTGCAGGAGCAAGATGCCCAACATCAGCGTCCATTATGATTGGTACGTTATACTTGCCCAGGATTCCAGTAACTGCATTGTATTGGTCCAAGCCCATCATCTCCTGCTTCCATGCGAAAGCTGGGCGACCTACTATGAAGCCCTTTGCATATTTAAACCAGCCAGCACGATCCAGATTCCAAAGCGCCCTGCGAATGGACATTACATTCAAATCACAAGCCTCAACAAACCAGATGACGCCCTCATCCTTGTATCGTTCATTGAAAGCGGCTACCTCGTCAAACTTAGTCCCCACAAGGTTTGCCAAGCAGTCCAAGCAACCGCCTGTGATAATTCCACTAAATTCTGGCAGGCGATTCATTTCAGCCTCACCCATGAAAAGCTTAAGCTCTTTTTTCTCCGTAAGGTTATATCCCACAAAAGGATGCTCCTCATCCTTCAGTGATTCTACTTCGAAGCGGTCATAACCTGAAACCTCAGATTTCTTTCCAGTGAAAATATCAATTGCATCAAGCAACGCTGGCTCGAGCTTTTCCATTCCAAAAGCACCAATGCTTGGGCCATAAATTGCAGCTGTATCACATATTGTGTTCAGCAAAAATGTAAAGTTGGTATTGTCGGAATAGCCCATATACCACTTTGGCTTGGCAGCCTTGACCGCTTCAAAATCCACATAGTCAAGGGTCTCGCACATCAGCTCTCCACCGCCGCAGGTGATGAGCATATCATTATCCTCACTGCAATAGAACTCTGTCAGCTCACGACCACAATTCTCCGGAGTAGAACTGATTCCAATACCTTCATTCTTCCGGCAATTAGGACCTTCAATCAGTTTGTAGCCCATCCCTTCAAATCGCTTTTCTGCCGCATCCAAGCAGCTCTTATATGGGTCCACCGAGCACCCAAACGAAGGTGCCACCAGACCAATCGTACCTCCAGGTTGGAGGAACTTTGGATATCTCATGTCGTTCTCCTTTTTGATGAACTTATAACAACAAGCATTGATAAACTTAGCAAGCGCGAGCAGGGAAGAATCATGCCAAGCATGGGAGGGACCTACACCGGGCGGGACAGGGGTAATATTTTCCGAGCTTAGCGATGGAAAATGTTGCCCTAGTAAGCGAAGCTTACATTTCTTAGGGGCCCATGCTTGAGTATGAGGGGTGCCCTGCGGGAGCATGTGAAACTAATTAGCTTGTTGCATATAAGATAATTATAATGTCATGCTTATGGACATCAGAAGTTCCTCAACCTCTTCGTCGGTTGGGACTCCGTCGTAGCAAAGCGCGTAATCGATGAGTTGTTCAAAGGCGCTGCGGCGTGGTGCCTCGTCAGGGAACAGCTCCATAATTGGCTGTCTCCAACGTCCAAGCATTTCGTTGAGTTCTCCAAGCTTTGGTGTGAGAACTTCCTTTTCCTTGTTGCGAAGGAACTGGGTAAGCGAAGGGCTGTTGCCACTGCTGCAAAATGCTCCCACAAGATTCTGCTCCTTCAGATATGAAGGGAATATAAACGTGCAAAGGGCCTGGTTATCCACCACATTCACCGGAATCTTTCCTTCTTTGCACATTGCAGACACCTGCGCGTTTAATTCTGAATCATCTGTTGCTGAAACTACCAGCTTTCTATCCTGCAAATCAAATGGCGTGAAATCCCTCTGCTCTAACACAAGATGATCCGTCTCCTCAGAAAGTGCCGCCAGTCCCATGCCAATTTCCTTTGCAATGACATGAACTTTTGCCCCAAAATCCAAAAGAACATTTACTTTTCTAAGAGCAACCTCACCGCCACCGATTACCAAACAATTTGAATCTGTCAAATCAACGAACATTGGAAAATACGCCATGATTCCTCCTTCTTCTCCCCGCTAGTTTGTATTCTACCCTAAAACAATGAAATATTTGTTATCACATCCTGTGCGGCAACACAGTTTATTAATACTCATTTTTTCCTTTATTCACACTTTAACCACAGTATGTGACTATATATATATTAAAGGGCTTTTGCCGATATTTCAATACGAATAAGGAGAGTGTCGCTTATATGATCTTGGCACGTACACCGTAGAATACTAATGTTGAGTTCTATAAAATTGAGTTGATAAACTAAAAGCCCCTAGTAGGCATCAAGCTCTTAGGTCTCTCAGTGAGACATGTAGTCGAAATCTGATCCAAAAGGATGATTGCTTTAGCAATCAACTTTTGTGGTCTAGTAAGCTTTAGCTTACATTTTCAGAGAGACTCTAAGGCTTGTAGCCGTAACTAGGGGCTTATTAGTTGTAAAATCCCAATACTTTTTTTGCTCAATCCTATACGTTATACGCTAATTAACGTGATACGTAAACTGGAAGTCCGTCTTTGTATTCCACGTCTGGCAATCCGATAACAAGAGGCTTCAAGTATGAAACCATATCAGATGTTACGCCGTTGTGGCTCTCGTTAATCCAGTCCTGTGGAACCTCCTTTGCCTCGTTTGCAATATCGTGAATCTTAGCATAATCAAATCTAATTTCATAAGGTGCGTTGCTGATGCGCTCCATTGTAACCATTGCGCCAGTTACACCCTCTTCTGCAATATCAACAGCCTTCTTGCCGATTGCCTCAGATTCGTTGATATCTGTAAGACTTGACATGTGTGCTGCTGCACGCTGAAGAACATTAACCTCGATAGAACGAACCTTTACTCCAAGCTTATCCTTAACAAGATATTCGAGGGTCTTGCCTGCGCCTGAAAGCTGTGCATGTCCGAAATTATCAAGTGTGCCTGTCGATGCTGAGATATATTCTCCCTGAGCATCACGAATTCCCTCAGAAACAGCGACAACTACGTTTGTCTTCTCCTCAAGAATTTCCTTCAAATCCTCGATAAAACGCTCCTTATCAAATGCAACCTCTGGCAAATAAATAAGGTCTGGTCCATCGCAACACTCGTTCTTTGCAAGCGCTGTTGCAGCTGTAAGCCAACCTGCGTCACGTCCCATTACCTCGATAATTGTAACGCTTGGGTTGTCGTAAATCTGAGCATCAAAAATAACCTCCATTGTAGAAGTTGCGATGTACTTTGCCGCAGAACCAAAGCCTGGAGTGTGATCTGTGACACAAAGGTCATTATCAACTGTCTTTGGCACACCTACAAATCTAACGTCTGAACCAATCTTTGCTGCATAAGCAGAAAGCTTATCAACAGTATCCATTGAATCATTTCCACCAATATAGAAGAATGCTTCAATATCGTACTTTTTAAACTGTTTGAAAAGGTGATCAAAAATTGGGTCGTTTGAATCGACGCTAGGAAGTTTGAATCGGCATGAGCCAAGATACATAGCAGGAGTTGTTTTAAGACGCTTTAGAAAACGAGGATCATTTGCTACAATAGATGTCAGGTCAAGAACGTTGTCATTCTTAATTCCAAGAATACCGTTGATTGAACCGTAAATCTTATCATAGCTAGAGCCTAAGGTGCCCTCGATTACACCCGCAAGACTTGCGTTAATTGCCACTGTAGGGCCGCCGGATTGAGCTACTAATACATTACCCATGAATTTATCCTCCCGAAATAGTATTCTAGGGTTGATTTTATCATAAAGGAGGCTTTTTATGAAACAATTTTTATATAGCATTATAGACATAATTACGTACTTCCATTCATACTTTTTGTCACTCAATGATGCTTACGAGACGAATCTCAGTGACAAGCAGTTGCACTTCATCGTAATCGGTGCAATTGGAATGGCAATGGTATTTGTGGTACACCCACTTTTCACCTATCTAGCAAAGCGTGACCGCATACTGACCATCACCTGGATTTACGTGTTCACGCTTGTAGTTCTTTTGACCTTTGCAATTGAAATTGGACAAAAAATAACACACACCGGGTCTATGGAGTTTGCAGACATAGTCTTCGGTGTGTGGGGATTTATGCTGTTTTTCGCGGTCTTCGCATTGATTCGTGGGATTATTAGAGGAATCATAAAGCTTTTCAGAAGACGATAGTCCGTCGGTTACGGCTACAAGCCTAATCATCTAACTATCCATTACTTAAAATTTTCCACCATAATCTGAATACTACGATTGCCACGAAATTCGTTAATTGATGGTTCGTAAATTAAGTCCATGGCGACGTTGGTTGGTTGGCCTGAAGTAAGGGCTTGCCAGGCTGTGGCGCCATATTTTTCTGCTACGAGAGCTTCGAATTCTGGCACATTTCGGAAAAGCATGGCAGTCATTGGCGTGCCATTTTCTGCCTGAACTGTCAGGCGCAGGTACTGCCCCTCTTTACCGATATAGGCAGCCTTTAGGATTGGTACATTTTTAAGTGCAAACAATGGCTTGGTGTTTCCTGTTCCAAAAGGCGCAAGCAAATCAATGCTATCAACCAGCTCTTCTGAGATATACGCAAGTGGCATATCGCAATCTATCTTAATCACTTCCTGCATATCATCCTCAGTGAGAGTACAGCGCTCATTCAAACGTGTGCGTAGCTCCTCAACCTTTTCCGTTGGAAGTGAAACTCCCGCTGCCATAGGATGACCACCAAACTTGGTGAATACATCCTTCACACCTGTCAGCTCTTCAAACATATTGTAAGCTGGAATAGAGCGGCCGCTTCCCTTTGCACCATCCTCAGCATCTGTAATAACAAGCACCGGCTTGTTGTAGCTCTCACGAATTCTTCCAGCCACGATTCCAGCCAAGGATTCATGAAGCTCTGGGATATATACTACCAGTACTCTATCCTGACTCAAATCGCTATTTTCTATCAGCTCCCTGGCTTTATCAATTCCAATCTGAGTCATATTCTTGCGCTGCGTATTCAGCTCCACAAGCTCATTTGCCATGGCAAGAGCCTTGGCATTGTCAGTCTCAAACAAAAGCTCAATAGCTCGACTGGCTGTATCCAATCGACCACTGGCATTCAGGCATGGACCAATAATAAAGCCCAAATGGTAGCAGCTAAGAGGCTTCCCCTTTAACTCCGTTCTGGCAAGCAAAGCGTCTATTCCGATATTTTCAGTTCTCTCGATAGCCTTGATACCATGGTAAACAGTGGCACGATTCTCGCCCTTCAGTTCCATAACATCACAGACAGTTGCGATGGCCGCAAACTGAAGATAAGCATCAGACATTTCCTTTTCAAGCCCAAGGAATTCAAACAGAACCTCGGTAAGCTTCCAAGCCACCTGTGCCCCACAGATTCCCTTAAATGGATAATTACAATCATCACGCTTTGGATCTACAACTGCATCTGCATTTGGAAGCTTTTGGATTTTGGTAACCCCGTCCTCTGCAAGCTCAAAAGGAACCTCATGATGGTCAGTCACCACAAAGGTCATTCCAAGTTCTTTTGCAAGGTCGATTGCTGGTGCAGCTGCGATTCCATTGTCACAGGTGATAATGAATCTCACGCCCTCATCATATGCCTGCTGAACCATATCAGGATTGATTCCATAGCCATCCACCATTCGGTGAGGCACTGCATAATCCACATCTCCGCCAACTTCTCTGATTGCGCTTGTAAGGATATAAGTAGACATGATTCCATCAACATCATAATCTCCAACCACTCGAATCTTCACGCCCTCGTCAATTGCTTCCATAAGAAGCTCGCAAGCCAAGTCCATATCTGCAAAAAGATGTGGATCCGGTAACTTATCCATTCTTGGATGAAGATACTCCTCCATCTCCTCGTAAGTGCTAAGCCCTCTGTTGACCATTAGTCTCACAATAACTGGGTCAACTCCAAGCTTTGCACTAAGCCCCGCGTAATCCGCACTTTTTCTCTGTAATATCCATTTACTCATTTATCTATTCTCCGTATCATTTATGTCTCACTTGCATAGTCTAATACATAAAAAAAGAACAGGCAACATACATATACTATCACCTGACCTTAAAGCGCCATCCCTACTTAGAAGGCTCTGAAAGAGGCTTCTTATGTAGGACAATAAATGACCCAAAAGGATGATTGCATTTGCAATCAACTTTTGCGGTCTAGTAAGCGAAGCTTACATTAAAAGCGCGACAAGAGCGAAAGCGTGTCAGTGATGTATATGTATGCTGACTGTTCGTTAGATTCTTTTAAGACTATGCAAGTGCTGCAGTAATGATAGCCATTGAGTATACTTCCTGTGCATTGCAACCACGAGAAAGATCGTTGATTGGTGCATTAAGTCCAAGAAGGATTGGGCCGTATGCATCGAAACCACCAAGACGCTGTGCAATCTTGTAACCGATGTTACCAGCATTGATATCTGGGAAGATGAATGTGTTAGCGTGACCAGCTACTGTAGAGCCTGGACACTTTGTCTTTGCAACACGTGGTGAAACTGCTGCATCGAACTGAAGCTCACCCTCAATATCAAGCTCAGGATACTTTTCCTTAGCCTTTGCTGTAGCTTCGCGCATCTTATCAACATCCTCGCCCTT contains:
- a CDS encoding S66 family peptidase gives rise to the protein MRYPKFLQPGGTIGLVAPSFGCSVDPYKSCLDAAEKRFEGMGYKLIEGPNCRKNEGIGISSTPENCGRELTEFYCSEDNDMLITCGGGELMCETLDYVDFEAVKAAKPKWYMGYSDNTNFTFLLNTICDTAAIYGPSIGAFGMEKLEPALLDAIDIFTGKKSEVSGYDRFEVESLKDEEHPFVGYNLTEKKELKLFMGEAEMNRLPEFSGIITGGCLDCLANLVGTKFDEVAAFNERYKDEGVIWFVEACDLNVMSIRRALWNLDRAGWFKYAKGFIVGRPAFAWKQEMMGLDQYNAVTGILGKYNVPIIMDADVGHLAPAMPIISGAHAHVVADDNIKLIYE
- a CDS encoding precorrin-2 dehydrogenase/sirohydrochlorin ferrochelatase family protein, which encodes MAYFPMFVDLTDSNCLVIGGGEVALRKVNVLLDFGAKVHVIAKEIGMGLAALSEETDHLVLEQRDFTPFDLQDRKLVVSATDDSELNAQVSAMCKEGKIPVNVVDNQALCTFIFPSYLKEQNLVGAFCSSGNSPSLTQFLRNKEKEVLTPKLGELNEMLGRWRQPIMELFPDEAPRRSAFEQLIDYALCYDGVPTDEEVEELLMSISMTL
- the recJ gene encoding single-stranded-DNA-specific exonuclease RecJ is translated as MSKWILQRKSADYAGLSAKLGVDPVIVRLMVNRGLSTYEEMEEYLHPRMDKLPDPHLFADMDLACELLMEAIDEGVKIRVVGDYDVDGIMSTYILTSAIREVGGDVDYAVPHRMVDGYGINPDMVQQAYDEGVRFIITCDNGIAAAPAIDLAKELGMTFVVTDHHEVPFELAEDGVTKIQKLPNADAVVDPKRDDCNYPFKGICGAQVAWKLTEVLFEFLGLEKEMSDAYLQFAAIATVCDVMELKGENRATVYHGIKAIERTENIGIDALLARTELKGKPLSCYHLGFIIGPCLNASGRLDTASRAIELLFETDNAKALAMANELVELNTQRKNMTQIGIDKARELIENSDLSQDRVLVVYIPELHESLAGIVAGRIRESYNKPVLVITDAEDGAKGSGRSIPAYNMFEELTGVKDVFTKFGGHPMAAGVSLPTEKVEELRTRLNERCTLTEDDMQEVIKIDCDMPLAYISEELVDSIDLLAPFGTGNTKPLFALKNVPILKAAYIGKEGQYLRLTVQAENGTPMTAMLFRNVPEFEALVAEKYGATAWQALTSGQPTNVAMDLIYEPSINEFRGNRSIQIMVENFK
- a CDS encoding 6-phosphofructokinase yields the protein MGNVLVAQSGGPTVAINASLAGVIEGTLGSSYDKIYGSINGILGIKNDNVLDLTSIVANDPRFLKRLKTTPAMYLGSCRFKLPSVDSNDPIFDHLFKQFKKYDIEAFFYIGGNDSMDTVDKLSAYAAKIGSDVRFVGVPKTVDNDLCVTDHTPGFGSAAKYIATSTMEVIFDAQIYDNPSVTIIEVMGRDAGWLTAATALAKNECCDGPDLIYLPEVAFDKERFIEDLKEILEEKTNVVVAVSEGIRDAQGEYISASTGTLDNFGHAQLSGAGKTLEYLVKDKLGVKVRSIEVNVLQRAAAHMSSLTDINESEAIGKKAVDIAEEGVTGAMVTMERISNAPYEIRFDYAKIHDIANEAKEVPQDWINESHNGVTSDMVSYLKPLVIGLPDVEYKDGLPVYVSR